Proteins from a single region of Pseudomonadota bacterium:
- a CDS encoding ABC transporter permease — translation MPAALPRLVRLAPSAAIGLLVFPVLVGLAGAALPAFGFFPALGGHTLSLEPLRDVFAQPGIWKSIGLSALVGLFSPLIALVLTFVLLAATWGTPALAAVRRLIAPLLSVPHAAAAVGLAFLIAPSGFLFRLISPELSGLTRPPDLLIIQDPLGLAMTAGLVAKEMPFILLMSLAALPALDGRRRQMVMTSIGYGRGMGFALAVAPQLYQLIRLPVFAVIAYASSVADVAIILGPTTPAPLSVRILDWASDPDLTSRFMAAAGALVQLALTVSALLIWFAAEKILGRLWELFATSGIRSGRGGKGWQALALAVPLVPMLAIAAGLALLLVWSFAGPWRFPDTLPSSWSLRAWMQMGSDGFELAQTSMLIALVPTLVAAILIIGCLEVEFATGRTGGSRSLLILYLPLLIPQVTFLFGLQFLAIVLRADGMIVSVMMAHLVFVLPYMFLSLADPYRRFDRRVIQVASGLGLGFWRRLFQVRLPMMIAPILTALAIGIAVSIGQYLPTLLVGAGRVPTLTTEAVALAAGGDRRALAVAATLQSVLPFVAFWMALALPAFVARKRKGMQIA, via the coding sequence ATGCCGGCCGCCCTGCCAAGGCTCGTTCGGCTCGCGCCATCAGCAGCAATCGGTCTTTTGGTTTTTCCCGTTCTGGTTGGATTGGCAGGCGCTGCCCTCCCCGCTTTCGGTTTCTTCCCCGCCCTCGGTGGTCATACACTGTCGTTGGAGCCACTGCGCGACGTCTTCGCCCAACCTGGCATCTGGAAGTCGATTGGTTTGAGCGCATTGGTCGGTCTGTTCAGCCCACTGATCGCTCTGGTTCTGACGTTTGTCCTGCTTGCTGCAACCTGGGGAACGCCCGCATTGGCCGCCGTTCGGCGGCTCATAGCGCCGCTTCTTTCAGTCCCGCACGCGGCTGCGGCCGTGGGCTTGGCTTTTCTAATCGCGCCTTCAGGCTTTCTGTTCAGGCTTATCTCGCCAGAGCTTAGCGGTCTTACGCGCCCACCCGACCTGCTGATCATTCAAGACCCGCTCGGCCTTGCGATGACAGCCGGCCTGGTGGCGAAGGAGATGCCATTCATTTTGCTAATGTCTTTAGCGGCGCTCCCAGCACTTGATGGTCGCAGACGGCAGATGGTGATGACGTCGATTGGCTATGGGCGAGGCATGGGCTTTGCCCTGGCAGTTGCGCCGCAACTCTACCAGCTCATCCGACTTCCGGTTTTCGCGGTCATTGCGTATGCCTCATCGGTCGCCGATGTGGCCATCATTTTGGGTCCGACAACACCAGCTCCGTTGTCTGTCCGCATCCTTGACTGGGCGTCTGATCCCGATCTGACTTCGCGCTTTATGGCTGCTGCAGGGGCCCTTGTTCAACTCGCTCTGACGGTGTCGGCTCTCTTGATATGGTTCGCGGCCGAGAAGATTTTGGGGCGACTTTGGGAGCTGTTTGCAACGTCTGGGATTCGGTCGGGCCGGGGTGGCAAAGGCTGGCAAGCGCTGGCGCTGGCTGTTCCGCTTGTCCCGATGCTTGCCATCGCGGCCGGGCTGGCCCTGTTGCTTGTCTGGTCGTTCGCTGGGCCGTGGCGATTTCCCGACACACTGCCATCCAGTTGGAGTCTGCGTGCGTGGATGCAGATGGGATCGGACGGGTTTGAACTCGCTCAGACATCCATGCTCATCGCCCTCGTGCCCACACTGGTTGCCGCGATCCTTATAATCGGTTGCCTCGAGGTTGAGTTTGCGACAGGTCGAACGGGCGGCAGTCGATCGCTTCTGATCCTCTACTTGCCATTGCTTATCCCACAGGTGACGTTTCTTTTTGGCCTGCAGTTCCTTGCCATCGTGCTGCGCGCCGACGGCATGATTGTTTCGGTTATGATGGCGCATCTGGTTTTTGTGCTACCGTACATGTTCCTTTCGCTCGCAGACCCTTACCGTCGATTCGACCGCCGAGTGATTCAGGTCGCTTCCGGTCTCGGGCTGGGTTTTTGGCGCAGGCTTTTTCAGGTTCGTCTGCCTATGATGATCGCACCGATCCTGACAGCTCTGGCGATCGGCATCGCGGTTTCAATTGGTCAGTACTTGCCTACACTGCTGGTGGGCGCTGGTCGCGTTCCGACACTGACCACCGAAGCGGTCGCACTTGCCGCGGGCGGAGATCGGCGCGCGTTAGCAGTCGCTGCCACGCTGCAGTCTGTCCTGCCGTTCGTCGCATTTTGGATGGCGTTGGCACTGCCGGCTTTCGTCGCACGCAAACGCAAGGGCATGCAGATCGCATGA
- a CDS encoding ATP-binding cassette domain-containing protein, which yields MRGMAQTQEALVLDKLSVSLHGRSLLELTARIECGHVLTVMGPSGSGKSTLLHALAGSLAPVFKLHGSAKLGAQNVLALPAETRRMGLLFQDPLLFPHLSVCGNLMLAIPRTAAKGRKARQALAEDALAAIGLKEFGPRDPATLSGGQAARVALQRTLLSQPRALLLDEPFSKLDVALREDMRRLVFEHAKARNLPVILVTHDADDAHAANGEIFSLE from the coding sequence ATGAGGGGGATGGCCCAGACGCAGGAGGCCTTGGTACTCGATAAGCTGTCGGTCAGCCTTCACGGCCGTAGTCTACTGGAGTTGACCGCGCGCATTGAGTGCGGCCACGTGCTGACGGTCATGGGGCCGTCCGGGTCAGGCAAATCGACCTTGCTTCACGCTCTGGCCGGCTCGCTGGCTCCTGTCTTCAAGCTGCACGGTAGCGCCAAGCTCGGCGCACAGAACGTATTGGCTCTGCCTGCGGAGACCCGACGTATGGGCCTTCTTTTCCAGGACCCTCTGCTTTTTCCGCACTTGTCTGTCTGCGGGAACCTGATGCTCGCCATTCCGCGTACCGCTGCAAAGGGCCGCAAAGCGCGTCAGGCACTTGCCGAAGACGCCTTGGCCGCAATCGGCCTGAAAGAGTTTGGTCCACGTGATCCCGCGACCCTGTCGGGAGGCCAAGCAGCGCGCGTTGCGCTTCAACGCACCTTACTTTCGCAACCCCGCGCGCTGCTCCTCGACGAGCCTTTTTCAAAACTCGACGTTGCCCTACGCGAAGACATGCGCCGTTTGGTGTTTGAGCACGCCAAAGCGCGAAACCTGCCGGTCATACTCGTTACGCACGATGCGGACGATGCACATGCGGC